A stretch of the Solanum dulcamara chromosome 6, daSolDulc1.2, whole genome shotgun sequence genome encodes the following:
- the LOC129892072 gene encoding heterogeneous nuclear ribonucleoprotein 1-like: MGSKKNDFDDGASPGKIFIGGLAKETTLEQFVKYFEKYGEIIDSVIMKDRHTGRPRGFGFITYADPTVVDTVIAENHIINDKQVEIKRTIPKGTADSKDFKTRKIFVGGIPTTTTEDEFKDFFSKFGKVIEYEIIRDHVSKRSRGFGFIVFDNEQVVDNLLAEGNRIDMMGTQVEIKKAEPKKPSNPASAPAYGSNSRGRGYGDSYGGFADSYSGFDSGGFGPSSYRSFGSRYGDYGYGGGEFGGRYGDFGSSDFGGYRGDPSLGYSSRFGSYAGGYGGGYGSSGLGAYGRGGGYGGYGGSGPGAGYGGPGGLYGSRGGYSGSGRYHPYTR, translated from the exons ATGGGTTCCAAGAAGAACGATTTCGACGATGGCGCTAGTCCTGG AAAAATCTTTATTGGAGGTCTAGCGAAAGAGACGACGTTAG AACAATTTGTGAAGTACTTTGAGAAGTACGGGGAGATAATAGACTCGGTGATTATGAAAGATAGGCATACGGGTAGACCCAGAGGTTTTGGGTTCATCACTTATGCGGATCCAACCGTTGTAGACACTGTTATAGCCGAAAACCATATTATCAATGACAAACAA GTTGAGATTAAAAGAACCATCCCGAAAGGAACCGCTGATTCAAAGGATTTTAAAACAAGGAAGATTTTTGTTGGTGGCATTCCTACTACCACGACCGAAG ATGAATTCAAGGACTTTTTCTCCAAGTTTGGGAAAGTAATAGAGTATGAGATCATACGAGATCACGTGTCCAAGCGTTCTAGAGGCTTTGGATTTATTGTGTTTGACAATGAACAAGTAGTTGATAATTTGCTGGCTGAGGGAAATAGGATTGACATGATGGGTACTCAG GTTGAGATCAAGAAGGCAGAACCAAAGAAACCCTCAAACCCAGCTTCTGCTCCTGCATATGGTAGTAACTCTAGGGGGCGTGGATATGGTGATAGTTATGGAGGATTTGCTGATTCATATAGCGGTTTTGACAGTGGAGGTTTTGGCCCTTCTTCTTATAGGTCATTTGGATCTAGGTATGGTGACTATGGATACGGTGGCGGTGAATTTGGTGGTAGATATGGAGACTTTGGCAGTAGTGATTTTGGTGGTTACCGTGGAGACCCCTCACTTGGTTATTCTAGTCGTTTTGGCTCGTATGCTGGTGGTTATGGTGGGGGATATGGTAGCAGTGGGCTAGGAGCATATGGCCGTGGAGGTGGTTATGGGGGTTATGGTGGATCTGGCCCTGGTGCTGGTTATGGTGGACCAGGAGGTTTATATGGAAGTAGGGGAGGGTATAGTGGCAGTGGTCGTTACCATCCTTATACCAGGTAG